The Drosophila biarmipes strain raj3 chromosome 2L, RU_DBia_V1.1, whole genome shotgun sequence genome has a window encoding:
- the LOC108034122 gene encoding uncharacterized protein LOC108034122: MSDINLTAYNVFRRDLARIFKTFNSSTQTDFTDDISTNTDLDYKSDLELNLSQIYDLELD, encoded by the coding sequence ATGTCTGACATCAACTTAACTGCCTACAACGTCTTCCGACGCGATCTGGCCAGAATATTCAAGACATTCAACTCATCTACACAAACCGATTTTACCGACGACATCAGCACAAACACCGACCTCGATTACAAGTCCGATTTGGAACTCAATCTTTCGCAAATCTACGATCTGGAACTGGATTAG
- the LOC108034121 gene encoding uncharacterized protein LOC108034121 encodes MSDMKSMVNRKRPLRSQSETNTKCSRAALLEPQRSRSQDSRQVTRESQPDSLREASSQSVLEEVPSRRSSITTIGSADLSESNSETSGYTTESSYQTAPGYERLAQTSSYASVQNSATANYLREIHVAIDALANHEEIQSVHRDLRELLTNEMALVGGTSGPVIYLIAYNYM; translated from the coding sequence ATGAGTGATATGAAATCGATGGTAAACAGAAAGAGACCTCTGCGATCGCAGTCTGAGACCAACACGAAATGCAGTCGAGCAGCACTTTTGGAGCCCCAGCGCTCCAGATCCCAGGACAGTAGGCAAGTGACTAGGGAGTCTCAACCTGATTCACTTAGGGAAGCCTCATCTCAATCAGTTCTGGAGGAGGTGCCATCGAGAAGGAGTTCCATCACCACCATCGGCAGTGCTGACCTATCTGAATCCAACTCTGAAACTTCTGGCTATACGACCGAGAGCAGTTATCAAACGGCCCCAGGATACGAGCGCCTTGCACAAACTAGTTCCTACGCCAGTGTCCAGAATTCCGCGACAGCGAATTACCTCCGGGAGATTCACGTGGCCATAGACGCCTTGGCCAACCACGAGGAGATTCAGTCCGTTCACCGGGATCTAAGGGAATTGCTGACCAACGAGATGGCACTGGTCGGAGGCACAAGTGGTCCAGTCATCTATTTAATAGCATATAACTATATGTAG